From Pseudodesulfovibrio sp. S3, one genomic window encodes:
- a CDS encoding EamA family transporter yields the protein MQELPFLLVILSSIAHGYWNFLLKRAQNKDAFLGLSKMAEPVIYAIPFAVAVGKWGLDPASLWFAGVGTLLSVVNYYCLANSYKRLDLSIAYPVSRSSTLFLPFLAYLVFQESIDGVGWCSVVFVTVGVLVVQMKEFSLSGLFRGSRNSGSGLLFAVAAAFFVALYTLWGKEAVLHIHPFIYMYCYTLASCAYFLPLLRRLDRVAVVKEWQRNKWSILTVSVLNTLSFVLMLMALNMGKVTYVGALRQLSLVVGVGLGWLVLRESLHLPRVVGVSLIMVGACLTYVAS from the coding sequence ATGCAGGAACTTCCATTTCTTCTCGTGATCCTCTCATCCATTGCGCATGGGTATTGGAACTTCCTCTTGAAGCGGGCGCAAAACAAGGACGCTTTTCTCGGCCTGAGTAAAATGGCCGAGCCGGTCATCTATGCAATCCCTTTTGCCGTGGCCGTCGGCAAATGGGGCCTTGACCCGGCATCCCTCTGGTTCGCAGGTGTCGGCACACTCCTCTCCGTGGTGAATTATTACTGTCTCGCCAACAGCTACAAACGCCTTGATCTTTCCATTGCGTATCCCGTGTCGCGTTCCAGCACGTTGTTTCTTCCGTTTCTGGCATATCTGGTATTTCAGGAAAGCATTGATGGTGTTGGCTGGTGTTCCGTTGTGTTCGTTACGGTCGGTGTTCTCGTCGTGCAGATGAAGGAGTTCAGCCTGTCCGGTCTGTTCAGGGGGAGCCGGAACAGCGGTTCGGGATTGCTGTTCGCCGTGGCCGCGGCTTTTTTTGTGGCGCTCTATACGCTGTGGGGCAAGGAAGCCGTCCTGCATATCCACCCGTTCATCTACATGTACTGCTATACATTGGCGTCCTGTGCGTATTTTCTGCCACTGCTGCGACGGCTTGACCGTGTTGCCGTCGTAAAGGAATGGCAACGGAACAAATGGAGCATCCTCACTGTCTCGGTATTGAACACGCTTTCATTTGTCCTCATGCTCATGGCGTTGAATATGGGCAAGGTCACGTACGTCGGTGCATTGCGGCAGTTGAGTCTTGTCGTCGGGGTCGGCCTGGGATGGCTGGTACTGCGCGAGTCCCTCCATTTGCCGCGTGTGGTTGGCGTGTCGCTTATCATGGTCGGAGCCTGTCTGACATACGTTGCGTCCTGA